The Cryomorphaceae bacterium 1068 genome segment ATGATTTCTCGATCCTTCACTATCAACAAGTCTAAACCATCCAGATTTTGAAAGTGGATTCTGTCCATCTCGGATTCAATCTCAAAGAGCACTTTTGCCGAAGCCAAGGTTGCATGACCACAGAGTGGAATTTCCATCTTAGGAGAAAAATAGCGAATCGAAAATGCCTCTTTTCCTGTGATGGGTTTTACGAAAGCCGTTTCGGAAAGGCCCAATTCCCTAGCAATGGTTTGCATTTTTTCATCCGACAGAGGCGTATCTAATACACAAACTCCCGCAGGATTTCCTTTGAAGGCTTGATCGGTAAAAGAGTCGACGATATAGGTTTCTATTTTCTTACTCATTGCATTTATAGAGGTGTACATTCATATTCCGTAAGCTTTTCTCTCTTAGTTCCATTGCTGCAATTCAATACTATTTCCTTCTGAATCTCGAGCATAAACAAAGGTGAGTTCCCCCACTCCATTTACTTCTCTTTTCACGATTTCGCCAATAGTCTGGCCTCCATTTTTGATCAACTTTTCAAGCATCATTTCTACATCACTTACCTCAAAGGCAATGTGTCCAAAGCCGCGTTTATTTGGAGAAACGAACTCTTGGCTTTCCATATGTTGGTACTGATAAATCTCCAAAGTGGGGCCATTCTCACCATGACCAGGAAGGCGTAAATGAGCACCTTCTATATGAGCATTTCGCAGCCCGGTGCCTTTATCGAGCCAGTCACCTGACTGATTTCGAACAGGAGGGACGAGCTTACAACCGAAGGTTTTTATGTAGAAGTCGGCAAGCTTCTTCCAGTCGCTGCTGACGATGTTGGTATGGGCAAATCGTATCATTGATTTTACAGTCTATCTAGAGCTCGTTGGGTCTTCTCATTTTCAATATTCCCTGTATTGAGCGTCGATGCAGGCTCGAAAAGCATGACGTGGACTTCTTCTGGAGCGTATGGCTTGTGCGCCATTCCTTTGGGAATGATTACAAACTCTCCCGTTCTCAAGTGCAGCGTTTTGTTCTCGAGCTCAATAAATAGTTCCCCCCCGATCACATAAAAGAGTTCATCCTCATGTTCATGATGATGCATGGTAAAATTGCCCTTAAACTTGGCCACTTTTACATGCTGGTTGTTGAGTTCTCCAATGATTTTTGGCGACCAATGATCGGTGAAGGTGCTTAGTTTTTCGGAAAGATTGACTTTCTTGATTTCCATGATTCGCTTTAGTTAACCAATGTCTTTGGCTTGTGACCAATTTTGAAATTGCAGGAATTGGCAATAAAACACATTTTGTTGGCTTCTTTATGAAGTTCCTGAGCTTTATGGATCATTCCCGATTCCGCTACTTTCACTTTGGGGTAGAGTGTCACTTCCATAAATTGGCCACTTCCACGCTCGTCTTCTTCCATTATTCCTGTCGCCTGATCTAAATACTCAGTAACGATGATTTTATGAACTGAGCACAAATGCAAATACCAAAGCATGTGACATGAGGAAATGGAGGAGAGAAACAATTCCTCAGGGTTGTATCGAGACCGATCTCCCGAAAATGAAGGATCGGAAGAACCCATTATTGGATGCTGCTTTCCGTCAATACAAATCACGTGATTTCTATTGTATGAACGATAGCTCTTCGTGCCCTCACCTTCATTTCCAGTCCACTCGAGTGAATTCGTGTAATGATGCTTCTTCATGATGTCTCTCCGTATTTGCGTTCGTGATAATAGTCCAAAACATGATTCGGAATATCCATATTCTTTGGTAAACCATCATCAGCAATAGGGTATTGAGCTACCTGCTTTAAGGGAACCAACCCCGCCCAAACATCTAAATCGTAATCTTCAGGCTCATCGGCAACGCCCACGTCTCGAATTTTAGCTGAGGCAGTTTCAATGGTCATTTCTACCACCAAAGTTCTATCGAGTTCCGCCTTATGCATGGATCTGATTCCTTCCCAGCGACCCTTCATCATATGATCCATAAAACATTTTAGTGCTGACTCCTTCTCTTCATCGGACTCAATTTTCTTGACACTACCAAACAAGGTAGCCGAACGGTAATTTACAGAATGGTGCAGTCCCGACCGTGCCAAAACCAAGGCATCAAGGTGCATTACTGTCATACTCATCTCTTGGGATTCGAGAAGGGCCGAAAACATTCTATTGCCTTGAGAACCGTGCAAGTAGATTTTGTTTTCTGACCGTCCATACGCCATTGGCAAGTTAAGAGCTCTTCCTTCATAGACGTATGCCACGTGGCCAATAAAACCAGCATCCAGAATGCCATTGATGCTCTCTACATCGTAAGTGGCTCTTTTTTGGCCTCGTTTTACTCTGTTCAATTTCGATTTTGGATAATCTCTCATAGCAGTATTCTTTTTGAGAAAACGATGGTTTCATAAGGGGTGCCATTGACTAAAAAGTCCTGCCTACCCGTGGGAACAAAAGCGTTTTTTTGATAAAATCGAATTGCTCGATAGTTCTGAAGATAAACATCGAGCCAAATGGTATCGCAATCAAAACGCCTTATTTCTCCTTCGAGAAAATCAAACAAAACTTGGCCGATTTTTAAAGGAATAAATTCATTCAAAACATAAATTTTATCGAGTAAACATGTGTTTTTAGAATCAACACTTTCGTGGAATTCATTTAAAATCAACTTCGCAAATGCGACAGGAAAATCATCTGCATAAGCGATATAAAAAAGATTCTTTTTATTTCTCAGATCCTCTTTAATTTTCGAAACTGCAAAAGCCTTTTTGTTGTATTCTAATAAATCGTTTCTATCGTGAATAAAAGCACCGTGAGACTCTGAATAAGTGATTCGTCCAAGGAGTGCTAAAATCTCAATATCCTCTTCTGTGGCAGATCTGATCTTTATCATTCCTCCTTTTTTAACCGCAACCTCCGTAGATGGTAGCCATGAAGAAATACGGCTATGGTGCATCCTACAATGATGGGTGTCGCACTAATTAATGATCCGTAAAAAATGTAAATCACGTTTGCGATTAATGAGACCGCCCGCAGTTTAAACTCGCCTTTGGTAGACATAGAGTAAAGATTGAGCGCCAGACCGAAGTACCCTATTACATCTATTATAATCGCATTCATAATTGATCTGGTTTTTCGAAAAGTAGGTGATAAATCAATGATTTCAGCTTTGAAAAAGAGATCTCATTTACTGAGAAAACTCCTCCTACAAGAAGTAAAAATCCTGATTATCCAATTCGAAATTACTACATTGCTGGATGTCTCCAATAACCCAGAATTAATATAACCAGTAGTCCAGATGTTCCCTTATAAAACAAGTATTCGGCTTGACAGAGCGAGTAAACAGCCACTGTATCTTCAATTGTCCAATCAATTTATAGACTTAATTAAAGACCGAACCTTGCCACCTGAAACGAAGCTCCCAGGTAGCCGAACGCTTGCTGAACAACTGAATCTACATCGAAAAACTATTGTCGCCTGTTATGAGGATTTACTGCAGCAAGGCTGGATTGAAAGCATTCCCAAAAAAGGAACTTTTATTAAAAGAGATCTCCCAGAACTGAGTACACAGAAAATTAGTGACGAGGGTTGTCTTCAACTCAAGGCAAATGCGGGGTTTCACTTTGATAAGAACTCTTTGCTCAACGAAAAACTAAAAAGAGACAAAGAAGACTTCATATACATCGATGATGGGGTTTCAGATGGAAGGCTCACACCGATCGAAGAAATCGCACGGACGTACCGAAGAATTTCAGCTCGAAAAAATGTGTATGACCACCTCTCCTATGGCTCTACCTATGGAAATGATACGCTTCGGGATGTCTTGGTCAAGTATCTCAATGCGACGAGAGGATTGCACATCACCAAAGACAGTATTTTGATCACCCGCGGAAGCCAGATGGGTATCTGGATTTCATCTCAGATCGTCCTACACAAAGGGGAAAATATTGTTGTAGGAAATACCAATTACGGCTCTGCAGACACTACGTTTTTACACCATGGCGCCAATCTAAAGCGGGTTTCGGTAGATGAAGATGGATTGGTCACTGATGAGATTGAGAAGCTTTGTAAAAAGCAAAAAGTCAAAGCGGTTTACGTCACATCTCATCACCACCACCCCACCACAGTAACACTTTCGGCAAAAAGAAGGCTCCACCTTTTAAATCTTGCGAAGCAGCACAATTTTGCTATTATCGAGGACGACTACGATTACGATTTCCATTACAACCACGCTCCGATCCTACCGCTGGCAAGTCACGATGCTAATGGAAATGTCATTTACATCGGATCGATTTGTAAAACCGTGGCACCCGTTTTTAGAATTGGGTATTTGATTGCCCCAAAAGAGTTTGTAGATGAGGCCTCGAAGCTAAGAGGCTTAATAGATCGGCAAGGAGATGCCTTGTTGGAACTAACCTTTGCCGATTTCATCAAATCAGGTGATTTGGACAGGCATATCCGCAGGGTGATGAAGATTTACAAGCAACGTCGGGATCTATTCTGTGCACTGCTGAAAGATCAACTGAGTGATTTCTTTGAATTTGAAATACCAAAAGGAGGCATGGCCGTTTGGGTAAAATTGCATTCAAAATACTCTTGGGATGATGTTGCTGAAATCGCTCGAAAGCAGAAGCTCGAAATAGGGCAATGGCAGCGCTACGACAGTGCCAACATAGGACACAATGCCATTCGGGTTGGTTTTGCTGCTCATAATGAATTTGAAATCGAAGAATTGGTGGGTAGATTAAAGAAAACGCTTGAGAAGATTAAAGACAGCGCTCTCAAGATTGAAGCAGTTGACTAAGATCAATTCATATTGAGAGTGGCTAATCAGCCACCTGATTGATAAATTCACAACTTGATTTTTTTTTTATTTAATAAACTCATTATTAAATTACTAACCGTATTTTGATCGGATTATTCTAACATTGATCTGAACCGACATTTCATTTGATAAAATCCTTGCATTAATGAGAATATATCTGCTTCGTTCCTTTGTCTTCTTATTCCAGCTTCTTTACGGTCTTTCCTTGGCTGGACAAGAGATCGATATAAAGGGTCTGGACAGTTTGATTATGTCGTGGGATGAGCCTGACAGTCCCGGAGGAT includes the following:
- a CDS encoding cupin domain-containing protein; translated protein: MEIKKVNLSEKLSTFTDHWSPKIIGELNNQHVKVAKFKGNFTMHHHEHEDELFYVIGGELFIELENKTLHLRTGEFVIIPKGMAHKPYAPEEVHVMLFEPASTLNTGNIENEKTQRALDRL
- a CDS encoding pyridoxamine 5'-phosphate oxidase family protein, whose translation is MRDYPKSKLNRVKRGQKRATYDVESINGILDAGFIGHVAYVYEGRALNLPMAYGRSENKIYLHGSQGNRMFSALLESQEMSMTVMHLDALVLARSGLHHSVNYRSATLFGSVKKIESDEEKESALKCFMDHMMKGRWEGIRSMHKAELDRTLVVEMTIETASAKIRDVGVADEPEDYDLDVWAGLVPLKQVAQYPIADDGLPKNMDIPNHVLDYYHERKYGETS
- a CDS encoding VOC family protein, which gives rise to MIRFAHTNIVSSDWKKLADFYIKTFGCKLVPPVRNQSGDWLDKGTGLRNAHIEGAHLRLPGHGENGPTLEIYQYQHMESQEFVSPNKRGFGHIAFEVSDVEMMLEKLIKNGGQTIGEIVKREVNGVGELTFVYARDSEGNSIELQQWN
- a CDS encoding OsmC family protein; protein product: MKKHHYTNSLEWTGNEGEGTKSYRSYNRNHVICIDGKQHPIMGSSDPSFSGDRSRYNPEELFLSSISSCHMLWYLHLCSVHKIIVTEYLDQATGIMEEDERGSGQFMEVTLYPKVKVAESGMIHKAQELHKEANKMCFIANSCNFKIGHKPKTLVN
- a CDS encoding GNAT family N-acetyltransferase, which gives rise to MIKIRSATEEDIEILALLGRITYSESHGAFIHDRNDLLEYNKKAFAVSKIKEDLRNKKNLFYIAYADDFPVAFAKLILNEFHESVDSKNTCLLDKIYVLNEFIPLKIGQVLFDFLEGEIRRFDCDTIWLDVYLQNYRAIRFYQKNAFVPTGRQDFLVNGTPYETIVFSKRILL
- a CDS encoding PLP-dependent aminotransferase family protein, which encodes MFPYKTSIRLDRASKQPLYLQLSNQFIDLIKDRTLPPETKLPGSRTLAEQLNLHRKTIVACYEDLLQQGWIESIPKKGTFIKRDLPELSTQKISDEGCLQLKANAGFHFDKNSLLNEKLKRDKEDFIYIDDGVSDGRLTPIEEIARTYRRISARKNVYDHLSYGSTYGNDTLRDVLVKYLNATRGLHITKDSILITRGSQMGIWISSQIVLHKGENIVVGNTNYGSADTTFLHHGANLKRVSVDEDGLVTDEIEKLCKKQKVKAVYVTSHHHHPTTVTLSAKRRLHLLNLAKQHNFAIIEDDYDYDFHYNHAPILPLASHDANGNVIYIGSICKTVAPVFRIGYLIAPKEFVDEASKLRGLIDRQGDALLELTFADFIKSGDLDRHIRRVMKIYKQRRDLFCALLKDQLSDFFEFEIPKGGMAVWVKLHSKYSWDDVAEIARKQKLEIGQWQRYDSANIGHNAIRVGFAAHNEFEIEELVGRLKKTLEKIKDSALKIEAVD